The Brachionichthys hirsutus isolate HB-005 chromosome 1, CSIRO-AGI_Bhir_v1, whole genome shotgun sequence genome has a window encoding:
- the LOC137902195 gene encoding long-chain fatty acid transport protein 2-like, with amino-acid sequence MIAYILSTALAGLVILPFLLYLKNPYFIQDLKQAIVFLQIGSRLAKISRKKPFHSILDCFLDNVAKQPHKTFIVFGERRYTYSQADKESNKAARALSAHGRLKEGDTVALFLGNEPHFVLIWLALFKLGCKASLLNCNIRSKSLLHCFSGCEAKLLVAGADLQGAVEEVLPSLNQMGVCVFMLGDKHNVEGIESLSDKIQQASDQPLSPHLRANITLRSPALYIYTSGTTGLPKAAIINHERLWMASFLQSFAGVRSDDIIYVHLPLYHSSGFMMGLCGAIERGITVVIKPKFSASQFWNDCRKYNVTVIQYIGEIMRYLCNTPKMDTDREHKVRLAIGNGIRADTWVDFLKRFGDIHICECYGATESNVGFVNYIGKVGAIGKEHFLHKIGCPYDLIRYDTEKEEPVRDSRGFCVKVPRGETGLLVAKIGNRTPFSGYAKNKQQTEKKKLCDVFAKGDLYFNSGDLLNIDKEGFIFFQDRIGDTFRWKGENVATTEVADHLLMVDCIEEANVYGVKVPGHEGRIGMAALKLKKNTDFDSNAAYQHVKNYLPSYARPRFIRIQDTLEITGTFKQMKVTLANEGFNPATIGDLLFYLEDNKGYVPMTQQRFNSIAEGRIRL; translated from the exons ATGATCGCGTACATTCTCTCCACGGCTCTTGCCGGTTTGGTGATTTTACCGTTTTTGCTTTATCTCAAAAACCCTTATTTCATTCAGGATCTAAAGCAGGCGATCGTTTTCCTTCAAATCGGGAGCCGCCTGGCTAAAATCAGCAGGAAGAAGCCGTTCCACAGTATTCTGGATTGCTTTCTGGACAACGTGGCAAAGCAGCCACACAAGACGTTCATCGTTTTCGGGGAGCGCCGCTACACGTACAGCCAGGCCGACAAAGAAAGCAACAAGGCGGCCCGAGCGCTGTCCGCGCACGGCCGCCTGAAGGAGGGCGACACGGTGGCCCTTTTCCTGGGCAACGAGCCGCACTTCGTGCTCATCTGGCTCGCACTGTTCAAGCTGGGATGCAAAGCTTCTCTGCTGAACTGCAACATCAGGTCCAAGTCCCTGCTGCACTGCTTCTCCGGCTGCGAAGCAAAGCTCCTGGTCGCCGGGGCCG ACTTGCAAGGCGCTGTAGAGGAGGTGTTGCCCTCCTTGAACCAgatgggcgtgtgtgtgtttatgctcgGCGACAAACACAATGTGGAGGGCATTGAAAGCCTCTCTGATAAGATTCAGCAGGCCTCAGACCAGCCTCTGTCGCCTCACCTGAGGGCCAACATCACTCTCAGGAGCCCTGCGCTATACATCTACACCTCAGGAACCACAG GTCTTCCCAAAGCAGCTATAATTAACCATGAGAGGCTGTGGATGGCGTCATTTCTTCAGAGCTTTGCTGGCGTGCGTTCTGATGATATCATCTACGTACACCTTCCTCTTTACCATAGTTCTGGCTTCATGATGGGACTTTGTGGAGCCATAGAAAGAG gtatAACTGTTGTTATAAAACCAAAATTCTCCGCATCCCAATTCTGGAATGACTGTAGGAAATACAATGTGACTGTCATTCAGTACATAGGAGAAATTATGCGCTACCTCTGCAACACTCCAAAG ATGGACACCGACAGAGAACATAAAGTACGGCTGGCCATAGGAAATGGGATAAGGGCCGACACCTGGGTGGATTTCCTGAAGCGGTTTGGAGATATTCATATCTGCGAATGCTACGGAGCAACGGAATCAAATGTTGGTTTCGTCAACTACATTGGAAAAGTTGGAGCTATTGGCAAGGAGCATTTTCTCCACAAG ATTGGATGTCCATATGACCTTATAAGGTACgacacagagaaggaggaacCAGTCAGGGACTCCAGAGGGTTTTGTGTTAAGGTCCCCAGAG GAGAGACTGGTCTGTTGGTGGCAAAGATTGGAAATAGAACACCTTTTAGTGGCTACGCCAAGAACAAGCAACAGactgagaagaagaagctgtGTGATGTGTTTGCAAAGGGAGACCTCTACTTCAACAGCGGAGACCTTCTAAATATTGACAAGgagggatttattttctttcaagaCCGTATTGGAGACACTTTCAG GTGGAAAGGAGAAAATGTGGCAACCACAGAAGTGGCCGATCATTTGCTTATGGTTGACTGTATTGAGGAAGCGAACGTCTACGGTGTGAAGGTGCCAG GACACGAGGGAAGGATCGGAATGGCAGCACTGAAGCTAAAGAAGAACACGGACTTTGACAGCAATGCTGCATATCAGCATGTGAAAAACTACCTCCCTTCCTATGCAAGACCACGATTCATTCGCATACAG GACACCCTGGAAATAACTGGCACGTTTAAACAAATGAAGGTGACACTGGCCAACGAGGGCTTTAATCCTGCAACCATTGGGGATCTTTTGTTCTACCTGGAGGACAACAAGGGCTACGTACCCATGACTCAGCAAAGATTCAACTCTATTGCAGAGGGCAGAATTAGGCTGTGA